Below is a genomic region from Nitrospira defluvii.
GACCATGATGCTGCTCTACAAGATCGATCCGGCTCGAGTCGCCTCTTCAGTAACCCCCCTTCCGCTGGAAAAGATGGTGGGCCTGTTCGTATCAGCCGATCATGTGATCGTGTACTGAGCTTCAACCGACAAGGAACTGTGTGATTATTGGGAAGCTATTGAAGTGAATGTCCATGTCCGGCCGAAATCGGTGCTGTGGACACGAACGATCCGTTCACCCCGAAAGGCCTTCGACCGTACGGTGAAGGAGATGGCACCCTGCCGGGACACCTGAATGTCTTCAAAATGCGGGGCGCGATCCCCCTGGAAATTGTAGTGGCGGCAGTCAGCTTTTCCTTTAGGAGCACAAAAATCGGGTTTCACAACCGGATCGATCAACTCCTCAGGGAGAGACGTGGGATACCACGCTCGAAACTGTCCGCACGCATCGAAGCTCACACTCACACCATTCCCAATCCAGACCAGCGTCTGCTCATCGACCACCAGATAGTTGTGGCGCTCGCGCTCGACCAGTTCTGCGGCATTCTTGGATCCGATGGCGCCCCCGTTCCCTAATGTACGCCAACCTGGGTCCTGGGTCTTGTGGCCCGGAGAGTTTGCTGTATGCTCCGACGCGCACTGGACGCGAAACACTTCGCCGGTATAGTGGAGCGGAAGGTTCTCATAGTACCGAACGACCTTCAGCTTGAAATGAGGTTCATACAAAACAGCCTCGTCGAGTTTCTGCGTGGCTTGACTGCACGAGACTAGCGCGATGTTCCAGATCGTCGTCATCACGATAATCTTGAGGAAGAACCGCCCAGGCGAAGCGATCATATGGTGTGGCAAGACAACGATCCCCTACCGCACCTGCGGCCAGCCGCGCTTCCACAAGCATTGCCCAGACGACAGGTAGTCTTTGGATCGGCACCACTCAAGGCAAGCTACTGTCGGGTAATGCGTCGTCCTCAGATATGCGTATCTGCCGTCGGGTTGCTTCTTGAACACTTCCCACGGGCCGGTCCGATTGCCCCATATGGAGATCTCCGAGAACGCCACGCCTTCAAATGACTCCAAGTCCTGCGCCAGGTTGCAGCGAAACAGAAATGTGTCTTGCACGCCGTTGATGAAGTAATCATCACCCAGCGCATACTCGGCATACACAAAGGCCCCTAGTGGATCTGGTGTGTCAAACTCAGCGGCATCCGCAACGCCCGCCAACATCAGACCAAGCAGCATGCCTATTGACACACACACCTGAATGCTCTCCCGCATCATGTTGGTATCTCGAATCGCATGCCCCCTGTGGGGAGAATGTCTCCGACTCATACCCGAACCCATGCGCTCTTCCATTGTAACCAACGAATGCTGCGCTACAAGCCGAATTGCCATATTCGACAGTGCAGGGGAGTAGTTGTCGTTCAATGGGAATCGCGCGCGATTATTGTACTCACTCAGGCATTGGCATGGGACCTATTCTCTTGACGACACAAAGTCTTGATGACGAAACTCCAACCAGGTGCGTTGCAGGTCCAAAGTCAGCCGCTTCGCGGCATCGTTCATGGTCACCACCCGAAGCGTATTCGGTGCACCTTCATAGGTTGGCGGCCACCAGGGTCGCCCATCAGGGCCGGCGGGGCGAAACCAGATGACGGGATACCATTGGTTGATGCCCGGGGCCATCGGGCGATCCAGCGTGGCCATGCTCCGGCCTTCCCCGCGCAGCAGCACCGCTCCTGTCTTGACGTCGATCAGCGCGGCCTCAAGCAGCGACCAGTTGTCCCGTCGCAAGCCAGGCTGGCTGTGCGAATGCCACCCCAGGAAGACGGTTTGCGGATATTCTTGCTCCATGGCGGAAGCCACAACGACCAAAAGATAGTTCACGTCATGCGACTGTGCCAATTCGAGCAATGGACTGAGATCGCCCCTTGGCTGTACGCCTTCGGCTGGCAGGAGCGTCTCGACCGTGAGCGGAAGTGACTGACCGAGTCGTTCCTTCAGCTGCTCCGTGAGTCGAGTCTGCGCTTCGTCCGGCAATACCGGTGCGGCTCCTTCAGCCGTCTGATCGGCGATTACGAGGAGGCCGGTCCGGCCCTTGCGGTCGGAAAGCGGGTTCAGCGATTCCAGTGTCGGAACCGGATGCGTGCCGACATACTGGTTCATTCGGCTCGGTGGCGAGGCGGTCGCACAACCAGCCAGGACAACGACGACCGTCATTCCCATCTGCAGAGTCATCCAAGATGTCGGAGCCATGGCTACCGCCCTCCTCTCGCTCGTGGGCGGACACCCACCCGGCGGCTTGACTTTACCGGTCGAGTGTCCGCGGCACCCGTCGGCTAGAACGTAATGACCTGATAGCCTTGCGCCACCAGCTTTTTGAAGCTGGGATGTCCGTCGTACTCCCCTGCCAGCTTCACCCCGCATGCAACCACTTTGTCCTTCACGCCAAATGCTCCCGCGCAGAACTCGCAGGCCCCGCCGATCCGATCTTTCACCGCATTGTAGAGCCCGTGCAGCTTGTGATCGGGCTTTTCCAACTCGGGAATCCACTTGGGCCCGGCGCCGTCGAAGATGAGCTGAACGTCGTCATGACCGTCCTTGAACTCCTTGACGGATTCCAGGGCATTCACCACACGGCCTAACCCTTCGTGTGTTTCCGTGTCGGCCAACACGACAATCGCGACTTTGGACATGGTGCACTCCTTTCAGAAGCCAGTATGTGAGAGATGAGAAGAATCGCCGCCTGCGACCAGTGCGGAGGCGGCATCATGCCGCCACGACCTCGCACTCTACCGCGCACAGCCCAGGCCCATCTGTAGCCTAGCTTACAAAACGAATTCTCCGTGTTTTTCTGCAAGCGGTGAGGTGCCTTACAGAACGAGGTCGTCTCAGCCGCTAGGATCACGCTCAAGATGCAAACACACCGATCACTCACGAGGAGGTGCGTCATGACCTGCGAACGATGCAATGGCCTGATGGTCAGCGAGCAGATTTGTGATCTGCGAGGGACAAGCGGCGATCTCAGTGTGGACGGCTATCGTTGCCTGCTCTGCGGCGATGTGGTCGACAAGACGATTCTCGCTAATAGACGGTGTTCATCCGAGACGGTC
It encodes:
- a CDS encoding DsrE family protein; its protein translation is MSKVAIVVLADTETHEGLGRVVNALESVKEFKDGHDDVQLIFDGAGPKWIPELEKPDHKLHGLYNAVKDRIGGACEFCAGAFGVKDKVVACGVKLAGEYDGHPSFKKLVAQGYQVITF